In a single window of the Nicotiana tomentosiformis chromosome 8, ASM39032v3, whole genome shotgun sequence genome:
- the LOC104097873 gene encoding ATP-dependent 6-phosphofructokinase 6 isoform X1 has protein sequence MGIESKYQMKVVEGDNGYVLEDVPHLTDYIPHLPTYDNPLQSNPAYSVVKQYFVDMDDTVPQKIVVHKDSPRGLHFRRAGPRQKVYFSSDDVRACIVTCGGLCPGLNTVIREIVHSLDYMYGVDKVLGIEGGYRGFYAKNTINLTPKLVDDIHKRGGTILGTSRGGHDTTKIVDSIQDHGINQVYIIGGDGTQKGAAVIYEEIRRRGLKVVVAGIPKTIDNDIPVIDKSFGFDTAVEEAQRAINAAHVEAQSAENGIGVVKLMGRYSGFIAMYATLASRDVDCCLIPESPFYLEGSGGLFEFVKKRLREDGHMVIVIAEGAGQELLAEENSHARSEQDASGNKLLQDVGLWVSQKIRDHFEKKLRIPITLKYIDPTYMIRAVPSNASDNVYCTILAQSCVHGAMAGYTGFTSGVVNGRQTYIPFNRITEKQNKVVITDRMWARLLSSTNQPSFLSTKDIVEVQKGQHPPTQLLDGDNNDSETSGTYLKVLDLLPCLSCGQ, from the exons ACTTATGATAACCCATTGCAATCTAATCCAGCATACTCAGTTGTGAA GCAGTACTTTGTCGACATGGATGATACAGTTCCTCAAAAG ATTGTTGTTCATAAGGACAGTCCACGAGGACTACATTTTCGGCGTGCTGGTCCCCGTCAGAAG GTTTATTTCAGTTCAGATGATGTTCGTGCTTGTATTGTTACATGTGGTGGTTTGTGCCCTGGTCTAAACACAGTGATCAGAGAAATTGTACATAGCCTTGACTATATGTATGGTGTAGATAAAGTCCTTGGAATAGAA GGAGGCTACAGAGGTTTCTACGCAAAAAATACTATCAATTTGACACCAAAGCTTGTAGATGATATTCATAAACGTGGTGGTACAATCCTTGGGACGTCACGAGGAGGCCATGATACCACAAAGATAGTTGACAGCATACAGGACCATGGAATAAATCAG GTCTATATAATTGGTGGCGATGGGACTCAAAAAGGAGCCGCTGTCATTTATGAG GAAATTAGGCGGCGTGGTCTCAAAGTTGTTGTTGCTGGGATACCAAAGACAATTGACAATGATATTCCA GTCATCGACAAGTCATTTGGCTTTGATACTGCCGTAGAGGAGGCTCAACGTGCCATCAATGCAGCGCATGTTGAAGCTCAAAGTGCTGAGAACGGTATCGGTGTGGTGAAGCTAATGGGCCGCTATAGTG GATTCATTGCAATGTATGCCACTTTGGCGAGCAGAGATGTTGATTGCTGTTTGATTCCAGAGTCACCCTTCTATCTTGAAGGAAGTGGTGGTCTCTTCGAATTCGTTAAGAAAAGGCTCAGAGAAGATGGGCACATGGTTATTGTGATAGCTGAAGGAGCTGGACAGGAACTTCTTGCAGAAGAAAATTCCCATGCTAGAAGCGAACAAGATGCTTCAGGAAACAAGCTTCTGCAAGATGTTGGTTTGTGGGTATCCCAGAAAATCAGG GATCATTTTGAAAAAAAACTTAGGATACCCATTACTCTTAAATATATAG ACCCAACTTACATGATTCGTGCTGTTCCGAGTAATGCATCTGACAATGTATATTGCAcgattcttgctcaaagttgTGTTCATGGAGCTATGGCAGGGTATACAGGCTTTACCTCGGGGGTTGTCAATGGTCGTCAAACATATATTCCATTCAAT CGCATTACTGAGAAGCAAAATAAGGTGGTCATAACTGACAGGATGTGGGCACGGCTTCTTTCATCGACCAATCAGCCAAGCTTCTTGAGCACAAAAGACATTGTTGAAGTGCAAAAGGGGCAGCACCCACCAACTCAGTTACTAGATGGGGATAATAATGACAGTGAGACTTCAG GAACTTATTTGAAGGTTTTGGATCTGTTACCGTGCCTCAGCTGTGGGCAGTAA
- the LOC104097873 gene encoding ATP-dependent 6-phosphofructokinase 6 isoform X2, whose product MGIESKYQMKVVEGDNGYVLEDVPHLTDYIPHLPTYDNPLQSNPAYSVVKQYFVDMDDTVPQKIVVHKDSPRGLHFRRAGPRQKVYFSSDDVRACIVTCGGLCPGLNTVIREIVHSLDYMYGVDKVLGIEGGYRGFYAKNTINLTPKLVDDIHKRGGTILGTSRGGHDTTKIVDSIQDHGINQVYIIGGDGTQKGAAVIYEEIRRRGLKVVVAGIPKTIDNDIPVIDKSFGFDTAVEEAQRAINAAHVEAQSAENGIGVVKLMGRYSGFIAMYATLASRDVDCCLIPESPFYLEGSGGLFEFVKKRLREDGHMVIVIAEGAGQELLAEENSHARSEQDASGNKLLQDVGLWVSQKIRDHFEKKLRIPITLKYIDPTYMIRAVPSNASDNVYCTILAQSCVHGAMAGYTGFTSGVVNGRQTYIPFNRITEKQNKVVITDRMWARLLSSTNQPSFLSTKDIVEVQKGQHPPTQLLDGDNNDSETSVNRSR is encoded by the exons ACTTATGATAACCCATTGCAATCTAATCCAGCATACTCAGTTGTGAA GCAGTACTTTGTCGACATGGATGATACAGTTCCTCAAAAG ATTGTTGTTCATAAGGACAGTCCACGAGGACTACATTTTCGGCGTGCTGGTCCCCGTCAGAAG GTTTATTTCAGTTCAGATGATGTTCGTGCTTGTATTGTTACATGTGGTGGTTTGTGCCCTGGTCTAAACACAGTGATCAGAGAAATTGTACATAGCCTTGACTATATGTATGGTGTAGATAAAGTCCTTGGAATAGAA GGAGGCTACAGAGGTTTCTACGCAAAAAATACTATCAATTTGACACCAAAGCTTGTAGATGATATTCATAAACGTGGTGGTACAATCCTTGGGACGTCACGAGGAGGCCATGATACCACAAAGATAGTTGACAGCATACAGGACCATGGAATAAATCAG GTCTATATAATTGGTGGCGATGGGACTCAAAAAGGAGCCGCTGTCATTTATGAG GAAATTAGGCGGCGTGGTCTCAAAGTTGTTGTTGCTGGGATACCAAAGACAATTGACAATGATATTCCA GTCATCGACAAGTCATTTGGCTTTGATACTGCCGTAGAGGAGGCTCAACGTGCCATCAATGCAGCGCATGTTGAAGCTCAAAGTGCTGAGAACGGTATCGGTGTGGTGAAGCTAATGGGCCGCTATAGTG GATTCATTGCAATGTATGCCACTTTGGCGAGCAGAGATGTTGATTGCTGTTTGATTCCAGAGTCACCCTTCTATCTTGAAGGAAGTGGTGGTCTCTTCGAATTCGTTAAGAAAAGGCTCAGAGAAGATGGGCACATGGTTATTGTGATAGCTGAAGGAGCTGGACAGGAACTTCTTGCAGAAGAAAATTCCCATGCTAGAAGCGAACAAGATGCTTCAGGAAACAAGCTTCTGCAAGATGTTGGTTTGTGGGTATCCCAGAAAATCAGG GATCATTTTGAAAAAAAACTTAGGATACCCATTACTCTTAAATATATAG ACCCAACTTACATGATTCGTGCTGTTCCGAGTAATGCATCTGACAATGTATATTGCAcgattcttgctcaaagttgTGTTCATGGAGCTATGGCAGGGTATACAGGCTTTACCTCGGGGGTTGTCAATGGTCGTCAAACATATATTCCATTCAAT CGCATTACTGAGAAGCAAAATAAGGTGGTCATAACTGACAGGATGTGGGCACGGCTTCTTTCATCGACCAATCAGCCAAGCTTCTTGAGCACAAAAGACATTGTTGAAGTGCAAAAGGGGCAGCACCCACCAACTCAGTTACTAGATGGGGATAATAATGACAGTGAGACTTCAG TTAATAGGAGTAGGTAA
- the LOC104097874 gene encoding LOW QUALITY PROTEIN: serine/threonine-protein kinase Aurora-2 (The sequence of the model RefSeq protein was modified relative to this genomic sequence to represent the inferred CDS: substituted 1 base at 1 genomic stop codon): MGIATENQPQQQHKNFQLLQASPEASSEADKKRWMLNDFDIGKPLGRGKFGHVYLAREKRSNHVVALKVLFKSQLKQSQVEHQLRREVEIQSHLRHPNILRLYGYFYDQKRVYLILEYAAKGELYKELQKCKYFSERRAATYVASLARALIYCHGKHVIHRDIKPENLLVGAQGELKIADFGXSVHTFNRRQTMCGTLDYLPPEMVESVEHDASVDIWSLGILCFEFLYGMPPFEAKEHSDTYRRIVQVDLKFPAKPIVSSAAKDLISQMLVKDSSQRLPLKKVLEHPWIVQNADPSGVYKG; this comes from the exons ATGGGGATCGCAACGGAGAATCAACCACAGCAACAACACAAG aattttcaacttctgcaGGCGTCACCAGAGGCATCATCAGAGGCAGATAAAAAGAGGTGGATGCTTAATGATTTTGACATTGGGAAGCCTCTTGGAAGAGGAAAGTTTGGTCATGTATATCTAGCTAGGGAAAAAAGG AGCAATCACGTTGTCGCATTAAAAGTGCTGTTCAAGAGCCAGCTAAAACAGTCCCAGGTTGAACATCAGCTTCGTCGTGAAGTTGAGATACAAAGCCACCTTCGTCATCCAAATATTTTGAGGCTTTATGGTTACTTTTATGACCAG AAACGTGTGTATTTGATCCTGGAATATGCTGCCAAGGGTGAACTCTACAAGGAGCTGCAGAAATGCAAATATTTTAGTGAACGGCGTGCTGCAACT TATGTTGCATCGTTAGCCCGAGCCCTAATATACTGTCATGGGAAGCACGTAATACACAGAGATATCAAGCCGGAGAATCTTTTGGTTGGTGCACAG GGTGAACTCAAAATTGCAGACTTTGGGTGATCAGTGCATACCTTTAATCGGAGGCAGACTATGTGTGGCACTCTAGACTATTTGCCACCAGAGATGG TGGAAAGTGTGGAGCATGACGCAAGTGTGGATATTTGGAGCCTGGGTATCCTCTGCTTTGAGTTTCTGTATGGGATGCCTCCATTTGAAGCAAAGGAACACTCAGACACATATAGAAG GATTGTGCAAGTGGATCTCAAATTTCCTGCCAAACCAATTGTCTCATCAGCTGCCAAGGACCTCATTAGTCAG ATGCTTGTAAAGGATTCTTCTCAGCGTCTGCCCCTGAAAAAGGTCCTGGAGCATCCTTGGATTGTGCAGAATGCAGATCCTTCAGGTGTTTATAAGGGCTGA